The Waddliaceae bacterium genomic sequence AACCAAAGACATTTACTGTTTAATAAAGCTCTGAACCCCAATTTCTACCACGGAGTGCTCGGAAAGCCAAAGTTTAAAGAAGGAAAAATGCTAGGGGCTTGGGGTTTTATAGCGTATAGTTATACGCTATTCCTATATGCTCTTAATAAGATTTTGCGTAAAGGGCGTCGATGGTGGCTTTTTTGCCGCAGACGACGCAGGTGCCTTCGCTGCCGGACTGTTCTGTTGGCAAGCACCGTATCGACACCTTAAGGTCTGATAATCTATTTTCGCAGGAGTCTTCGCCGCACCATTTTGCATAAACGAAGCCGCCATGGGGCTCAGGTTTATTGGCATTTTTCGGTGTGAAGAAAGCTTTGAACTCTTCGAAGTCTGCTATATCGGAACGTGAATTCTCTTTTTGCATTTTCAGCGCTTGTTCTAGGTATGTATTCTGTATATCGTCGAGCGTAGGCACTATAGCAGCGACGATATCGTTGCGAGCTATTATTTCTTTATCTTTATGTCCTTTATCGCGTCGTGCCATACATACGTTATTATTTTCTATATCACGAGGTCCTACTTCTATACGTATTGGCATCCCCTTCTTTATCCAGTGCCAATTTTTCTCTCCTCCGCGCATATCTCTGTCATCGACGACGACGGTGACATCGTGTCCGTGGAAGTTTTGTGCACGGATATCATCGGCGAGGTCGTTAGCATATTTCATTACCGATTCGTTATGCTCTTCTTTTGTGAGGAACGGTATTATCACGACCTGTTTTGGGGCGATGCGTGGTGGCAGGCGAAGTCCGTCGTCGTCGCTATGTGTCATTATTACGCCGCCGATGAGACGTGTAGCAACTCCCCAAGACGTCATATATACGTGTTTCAGTGCGCCTTCGGTGTCGGAGAATGTTATATCGAAGGCTTTAGCGAAGTTTTGTCCTAGGTAATGCGATGTGCCAGCTTGTAGAGCTTTACGGTCTTGCATCATAGCTTCCATGGCGTATGTTGTCACGGCACCGGGGAACCTCTCTTGTGGAGTCTTTTCGCCGCATATCACCGGCATAGCGAGGAAGTCTTTGCAGAAGGTTCTATACTCTTCGAGCATTTTCTCTGCCTCTTCGACGGCTTCTTCTTCTGTGGCGTGTGCGGTATGACCTTCTTGCCATAGGAATTCCATCGTTCTTAGGAACATTCTAGTACGCATCTCCCATCTTACGACGTTTGCCCATTGATTTATCAGCATTGGCAGGTCGCGGTGTGAGCGTATCCATTTCGAGAAGGAGTGTCCTATTATCGTCTCTGATGTTGGGCGTACGACGAGGGGCTCTTCGAGCTCTCCTGCGGGAATGAGTTTGCCGTCTTTACCTTCGAGGCGATGGTGTGTTACTATGGCGCATTCTTTTGCGAAGCCTTCGACGTGTGATGCTTCTTTTTCTAGGAAGCTTAGCGGTATGAATAGCGGGAAGTACACATTTTCGTGTCCGGTGGCTTTGATACGCCTATCAAGTTCTTGCTGTATCTTCTCCCATATTCCATATCCCCATGGTTTTATCACCATACATCCTCTTACGGGAGAGTTCTCTGCGAGGTCAGCGGCCTTGATAACCTGCTGGTACCACTCGGGATAATCTTCTTGGCGCGTCGGCGTTATTGCTGTCTTCATCGAAAGTTCCTATTTTCTTAAAATGGCTTTTACTGTACTATTTTGCTTTTATGATAACAACTTGCGAGATTTTGTACTATGCCTAAGATTCTTCTTGTTAACGACGATGGTATCGACGCCCCAGGGCTGAAGCATCTGTGGAACGGACTAAAAGACTTTGGCGATGTCGTCATCGTAGCGCCTAAAGTCGAGCAGTCTGGTGCAGGCATGGGGATCTCTATCCGCAAGCCCGTAACGTTAGAACGTGTAGAGTGGCCCAACGATGTAGAGGCATGGCGTGTTGGTGGCACTCCTGCCGACTGTGTAAAGCTTGCCCTTTCTGAAGTTCTTGACTCCCCTCCTGACATCATAGTTTCCGGTATAAACAGTGGTCCAAACTCTGGAAGGAATTGTCTATACAGCGGAACTATTGGTGGCGTCATCGAAGGAATCTTCCGTGGCATCCCTGGTGTGGCGTTTTCGTGCGCTGATATACACAACCCGAACTATGCCATCGCCGAGCCTCATATCACCCCTATCGTCCAACATGTCCTCGACCATCCTCTTCCTAAAGGAACGCTTCTGAATATAACAATCCCCAGCACGCCTGCCCGTGGATATAAACTCGCCAGGCAAGGTTCAGGATATTGGATTGAGGTCGTCGAAAAAGACAAACGCCCCGAAAGTGACATATATTATATGAACGGCAAGAACTTCGAAGTAGAAGAGCACCCCGACAGCGATATAGCCTTCATTAACGAAGGATTCCTCACCGGCGTCCCTCTTCATGTCAATGAACTCACCGACCACGCCCACCGCAAAGAACGCCAAGAGTCCTTCGAAGGGTTGTTCGGGTAATTGGTGAAAGTTAGGGTTCGAGATTAGCACGCAACATCAATTTGTCACTGACCTTAAGCGCTACTCTCACTTTAGTGGCGTAGCATCAGTTTGTCATTGTCATTCTTCATGTCATTATCTATAAGTAACAATAACATCCAATATAGATATAGCAAAGAGGGTTGGGAATATATGTATAAAAAAGAAAATATATTTTATTTCGTATGGGTTGCCATATTTTTTATCGTACTTTTATGGTCTTCGATAAATCCATACGATAGGCTTACCTGGTTTTTAGAGGCTGGTCCTGCTATGGCAGGATTTTTTGCCATTGCCATCACTTTTCCATATTTCAAGCTCACAAAGCTGTCATATATCTTAATCTTGTTGCATTGCATCGTTTTAATGGTTGGATCGCATTATACCTATGCAGAGGTTCCGTTATTTAACTGGATACAAGAGGTTTTTAACTCTACTAGAAATGACTACGATAAGTTCGGGCATCTATTTCAAGGTTTTGCCCCTGCGATAATCGCAAGGGAATTGCTGATAAGAACCTCCCCTCTTAAACAGAGCAAGTGGTTAAGTTTTATTGTGGTCTGTATATGCTTAGCGATAAGTGCATTTTATGAGCTTGCAGAGTGGGTTTTCGCTTTGATGTTAGGAGAGTCTGCTGAGTATTTTTTGAGTATGCAAGGATATATTTGGGACACTCAGGCCGATATGGCATATGCTTTGTTAGGCGCTGTCCTTGCCTTGGTGTTATTGAGCAGATACCATAACAAATTATTGAGCAAGATCAACAGATAGACAATAGTTTGTCAAAATGATATATGTGGAAATATATCGCTATCAAAAAAAGTACGGTATCACATATAATGTCATTTCAACACAAGCCCAGGTGGTGAAATTGGTAGACACGCCAGATTTAGGATCTGGTGCCGCGAGGTGTGGAGGTTCGAGTCCTCTCCTGGGCATTTCTCCCCAATAGCTTTTTCTCTATATCACTAATCGCCTCTCTTCTTTTTCATTTTTCAAATTATTTTTATTGCTTCTTCACCGTGAATGATATATTTTGAGAACATTATATTCACCATCTAATATATGGATCCTTTATTAAAACAGCATCTTTCTCAGCCGATAATAAGCCTTCGAACGAGAGAGTTGCACGACACTATATTATATGGTGATGACAGTGTAGAAAAAAAGGCTGCTAAAATTTTCAGTCTAATAGCTGAAGGCGCCGACCCTACGATAGGAAATCACTGGGGAGAGTCTGCTTTTCACAATGCTTTGGATTCTTATCCTCACAATAAACGTGCTGTTTTCAGGCTGTCGGATCATGTTATAAAAGAAGATTCTCCTTTGCTAAGGGTTTTGCGGTCGTATCCCAGTGAATATTCACCGTTTCATCTTGAATTTTTTCGTGTCGCCGGTGTTTTAAAGATCGACGCTATAACTATGTCCGAAGCTGCGATAAAAAAGAGTCATGAAGCTATCATTAGGGGTGCTGAAGGCCTTTCAGGCACGGCTTTTGTCGTAGTATGTGATTATTATAACGACATTCCTTTCGCGTCTCTTGCGGAGCAGTTTAGCGAAGTATTAGTGGTAAACACTGGAGGTAAGCGTGCGAAAACAATGATTCTTAAAAAAATCGCTACGAGTCTACATCACAAGTTCGAGTTTTTAAGGGTGGATGTCACGGGCTTTCAGGCCAATATTCTTCAGGAGCTGCGTCATACTCTTGACAACCCCAAAAAAACACAACAGCAGAAAAAAACTTTAATTCAGGACATAATTTTTATCTTGGAGCGTTATATTGAGATTTCTCCTAAGGCAATAAGAGACGGACTTAAGCCACCGTCGTATATAGTATCTTCCATGTTATTGACAAGGCTATTTTCTCCTGTTATACATTATGTTAACTGCCTATTAGACAAACATTATGACGAGACGGGTAGGGATGAGTATAATAAGTATGAGTATATTTCGGATAGGGATATTTATAACGAACATCTTGAGAGAACACTGTCGGAGCTAGAGCTGCATATTGAGAAGTGTTATCTTCGGGCTATGAGGGACTTCGTCGCTCCTGGCGGCAAGGTATGCCTGTCGTACGAAACGGCTTACAAAGACGTAAACAAAGAAGGGACAACAGAAATCTTTCCTGCCGTCGAAGAAGAAGCTCTCGAAGAAGAGATCAACGCTCTCTTTCATGTAGAAAGGCGCGAAACATGTCCCTTCGGGGCGACCATCGACAGTTTTGACATCTATAAAGCCAATATTTTCCTTCTTTATCCGAGATAAAATCTTGTCCTTGTTTTTTTGTCTTTCGAAGTATAAGATTTGCTATCTCCTCAAAAACAAGAAGGCCTTATGGAACCCACCACAGCAGCAGCATCGGCAGGCCACAGTTATTGTAGTGATAGACTCTCTACAAAACATTCATTACACGACATTCTTCTTCAGGAAGATCTCTCTATTGACGAAAAGGTTGACTCTTTGAGGCGATCTCTTCTCGATGGTGCCGACCCAACAAAAGTCAATGTCGAGGGGGAAACAGCCTTTGAAGTTGCCCTAAGACTATTTACCCTAAAACTCGTACCTACAAATATTACAGCCTACAGGGACCCGAGTTTCAGCCTCACAGACTCCCGCATAACCGCCATTCTTCGTTGCTATCCCTATATTCTCAACCCTTTTTCTCCTAAAGGCCTGCCTTCAGAATCCATCCCTGGAAAGACCTTTGGCACAACAGACCCCCAGTTCTTCACCAAAGCTATCGAAGAAAGTCACGACGCGATACTACTAGGGGCGCGAGGTCTCAGTGGGAAGGTATTTATTCCAGGATGTGGAAGAGGAATGG encodes the following:
- a CDS encoding proline--tRNA ligase, translating into MKTAITPTRQEDYPEWYQQVIKAADLAENSPVRGCMVIKPWGYGIWEKIQQELDRRIKATGHENVYFPLFIPLSFLEKEASHVEGFAKECAIVTHHRLEGKDGKLIPAGELEEPLVVRPTSETIIGHSFSKWIRSHRDLPMLINQWANVVRWEMRTRMFLRTMEFLWQEGHTAHATEEEAVEEAEKMLEEYRTFCKDFLAMPVICGEKTPQERFPGAVTTYAMEAMMQDRKALQAGTSHYLGQNFAKAFDITFSDTEGALKHVYMTSWGVATRLIGGVIMTHSDDDGLRLPPRIAPKQVVIIPFLTKEEHNESVMKYANDLADDIRAQNFHGHDVTVVVDDRDMRGGEKNWHWIKKGMPIRIEVGPRDIENNNVCMARRDKGHKDKEIIARNDIVAAIVPTLDDIQNTYLEQALKMQKENSRSDIADFEEFKAFFTPKNANKPEPHGGFVYAKWCGEDSCENRLSDLKVSIRCLPTEQSGSEGTCVVCGKKATIDALYAKSY
- the surE gene encoding 5'/3'-nucleotidase SurE, which translates into the protein MPKILLVNDDGIDAPGLKHLWNGLKDFGDVVIVAPKVEQSGAGMGISIRKPVTLERVEWPNDVEAWRVGGTPADCVKLALSEVLDSPPDIIVSGINSGPNSGRNCLYSGTIGGVIEGIFRGIPGVAFSCADIHNPNYAIAEPHITPIVQHVLDHPLPKGTLLNITIPSTPARGYKLARQGSGYWIEVVEKDKRPESDIYYMNGKNFEVEEHPDSDIAFINEGFLTGVPLHVNELTDHAHRKERQESFEGLFG
- a CDS encoding DUF2238 domain-containing protein, yielding MYKKENIFYFVWVAIFFIVLLWSSINPYDRLTWFLEAGPAMAGFFAIAITFPYFKLTKLSYILILLHCIVLMVGSHYTYAEVPLFNWIQEVFNSTRNDYDKFGHLFQGFAPAIIARELLIRTSPLKQSKWLSFIVVCICLAISAFYELAEWVFALMLGESAEYFLSMQGYIWDTQADMAYALLGAVLALVLLSRYHNKLLSKINR